A genomic segment from Polyangium mundeleinium encodes:
- a CDS encoding transglycosylase SLT domain-containing protein: MKPRVRRALLLSGALLGVAGILGALASPSMRASLSAGYRAFRDPTLLDKPVIEDPTAPVARRMPGEEESRLLDAAIAKDFEKAKENDLDDPEGTTLATLAMPDLKIPVTRRTMRFVRFFAKTDGGRAIFGDRYQRSGRYRPMIEHSLRESGLPEDLVWLAAVESGFDPRAVSPAGAAGLFQFMPETGALYGLDQSQWVDERRSLRRSSTAAVAHLRDLYERFGRWDLALAAYNAGIETVLRGMARVAETRPQGAPQTPIGFAELAQQKLLPEETANYVPQIVAFAIVANNRARFGLDGFHADPSLEMGEIAVPEGTRLRTIARAAGIPTRLLREYNPELLRDRTPPFGGDYIIHLPAERVQQTLAAFPAYLEHERVDDPSADPVTEHASAMRAPSIPGVDEGDEDDGPLPPRPSPIGKNRLPDFALPGQGPPTLSMASLGPMGAKLPYVSIGGGVGWQPNRPDDPLAVFAAEERRAPAAAAKGLGGAALEKQLGFIPAARIEPPPDPFQRFVLPNGVAMRVREDASAPRVAITIRIAPDEGKIAGTSEPAGEAGAGETRHTITVGKRDLDLGLELAAGRLRLLLGETSGAQLASLRRFSALPRRRLLETQAYGPAWLALGDALFPAGHPLEGYVLGAREDAAVARDLLLAESMATERTPTRASVTVIGDVSRTRIEELAKRVFATLPASPDALPIGPHPREERLTVEQNVPATRALYGWIAPGEEDVKEHAAMRVAMWILSSSKGGRLDRALVEKGYASEVRAMLDAGSRASVAVVEVVPAVPHDLAAVEPRLDAEIDAFIQAGPTGVEIAYAVAHLKAGLKKEIASQRGPVVENAPKFANSARIREALAPGAAEALIEELDKMSVQTMRTALRKTLARGHRVVVTTAPK, translated from the coding sequence ATGAAGCCGCGCGTCAGGCGAGCGCTCTTGCTTTCCGGGGCCCTCCTCGGCGTGGCCGGGATCCTCGGCGCGCTCGCCTCGCCCTCGATGCGCGCCTCGCTCTCCGCCGGCTACCGCGCCTTCCGCGATCCCACGCTCCTCGACAAGCCCGTGATCGAGGATCCCACAGCTCCGGTCGCCCGCCGCATGCCGGGCGAGGAGGAGAGCCGGCTGCTCGACGCGGCCATCGCCAAGGACTTCGAGAAGGCGAAGGAAAACGATCTCGACGATCCCGAGGGCACGACGCTCGCCACGCTGGCGATGCCGGATCTGAAGATCCCCGTCACCCGCCGCACCATGCGCTTCGTGCGGTTCTTCGCGAAGACCGACGGCGGCCGCGCCATCTTCGGCGATCGGTACCAGCGGAGCGGCCGGTACCGCCCGATGATCGAGCACAGCCTGCGCGAGTCGGGTTTGCCCGAGGATCTCGTGTGGCTCGCGGCGGTCGAGAGTGGCTTCGATCCACGCGCCGTCTCGCCCGCGGGCGCGGCCGGGCTCTTTCAGTTCATGCCCGAGACGGGCGCGCTCTACGGCCTCGATCAATCGCAGTGGGTCGACGAACGCCGCAGCCTCCGCCGCTCGTCGACCGCTGCCGTCGCGCACCTGCGTGACCTCTACGAGCGCTTCGGCCGCTGGGATCTCGCGCTCGCGGCCTACAACGCAGGCATCGAGACCGTACTCCGGGGCATGGCGCGTGTCGCCGAGACGCGCCCGCAAGGCGCCCCGCAGACGCCCATCGGCTTCGCCGAGCTCGCGCAGCAAAAACTCTTGCCCGAGGAGACGGCGAATTACGTCCCGCAGATCGTGGCCTTCGCGATCGTCGCGAACAACCGCGCGCGCTTCGGGCTCGACGGGTTCCACGCCGATCCATCGCTCGAGATGGGCGAGATCGCCGTGCCCGAGGGCACGCGCCTGCGCACGATCGCGCGCGCCGCCGGCATCCCCACGCGCCTGCTCCGCGAGTACAACCCCGAGCTCTTGCGGGATCGGACCCCGCCCTTCGGCGGCGATTACATCATCCACCTGCCCGCCGAGCGCGTGCAGCAGACGCTCGCGGCGTTCCCGGCCTACCTCGAACACGAGCGCGTCGATGATCCCAGCGCCGATCCCGTCACGGAGCACGCGAGCGCGATGCGCGCGCCGTCGATCCCGGGCGTGGACGAGGGCGACGAGGACGACGGCCCGCTGCCGCCGCGCCCGTCGCCGATCGGCAAGAACCGCCTGCCCGATTTTGCCCTTCCGGGGCAGGGCCCGCCCACGCTGAGCATGGCGAGCCTCGGCCCGATGGGCGCGAAATTGCCGTACGTCTCGATCGGCGGCGGCGTCGGCTGGCAGCCGAACCGACCGGACGATCCGCTCGCGGTCTTCGCCGCGGAGGAGCGCCGCGCGCCCGCGGCGGCCGCGAAGGGGCTCGGCGGCGCGGCTCTCGAAAAGCAGCTCGGCTTCATCCCGGCCGCGCGGATCGAGCCGCCGCCGGATCCCTTCCAGCGATTCGTCCTGCCGAACGGTGTGGCTATGCGCGTGCGCGAGGACGCCTCGGCGCCGCGCGTGGCGATCACGATCCGCATCGCGCCGGACGAGGGGAAGATCGCGGGCACGAGCGAACCTGCGGGCGAGGCGGGCGCGGGCGAGACGCGGCACACGATCACGGTGGGCAAGCGGGATCTCGACCTCGGCCTGGAGCTCGCGGCAGGACGCTTGCGGCTCCTGCTCGGCGAGACGTCGGGCGCGCAGCTCGCGAGCTTGCGGCGCTTCTCGGCGCTGCCGCGGCGGCGCTTGCTCGAAACACAGGCGTACGGCCCGGCGTGGCTCGCGCTCGGCGACGCGCTCTTCCCGGCGGGCCACCCGCTCGAAGGGTACGTGCTCGGCGCCCGCGAGGACGCGGCTGTGGCGCGGGATCTCTTGCTCGCGGAGTCGATGGCCACCGAGCGCACGCCGACACGCGCGTCAGTCACGGTGATCGGCGACGTGAGCCGCACGCGGATCGAGGAGCTCGCGAAGCGCGTCTTCGCCACGCTGCCCGCATCGCCGGACGCCCTTCCGATCGGCCCGCACCCGCGCGAGGAGCGGCTCACCGTGGAGCAAAACGTCCCGGCGACGCGGGCGCTCTACGGCTGGATCGCGCCGGGCGAAGAGGACGTGAAGGAGCACGCGGCGATGCGCGTGGCGATGTGGATCCTTTCGAGCTCGAAGGGTGGGCGGCTCGATCGCGCGCTCGTCGAGAAGGGGTACGCCTCCGAGGTGCGCGCGATGCTCGACGCGGGCAGCCGCGCGAGCGTGGCCGTGGTCGAGGTCGTGCCTGCGGTGCCGCACGATCTCGCGGCGGTGGAGCCGCGGCTCGACGCGGAGATCGACGCGTTCATCCAGGCGGGCCCGACGGGCGTGGAGATCGCGTATGCGGTCGCGCATCTGAAAGCGGGGCTCAAGAAGGAGATCGCGAGCCAGCGTGGGCCGGTCGTGGAGAACGCGCCGAAGTTCGCGAACAGCGCGCGGATCCGCGAGGCGCTCGCGCCGGGCGCCGCGGAGGCGCTGATCGAGGAGCTCGACAAGATGAGCGTGCAGACGATGCGAACGGCGCTGCGGAAGACGCTCGCGCGTGGGCACCGCGTCGTCGTGACGACGGCGCCGAAGTGA
- a CDS encoding glycoside hydrolase domain-containing protein: MPRLRFALLVLPLLACGSPDGPPGGNGTPPLPPCTDCTPSGDRAFVLPSPAGATLWTATPMDKILREATPPSRMGDGIHISAAKNELEPFQIVVRPDAAGQASITLTPFTGPGTLDDVRIHRVGYVRITEPSDPSSIVSPYVPDPLHPTAFGASHDLAAGENQPFWITVRVPPGAAAGEYTATLTVTAAGATQDIPVTLHVYDFELPAKLGFDGNWNTSFEALGGSESLEKVRALKDFFYEHRLVPTSVAWPAGLNYNGGIAYDCATGTFMEENNPYDFSQLGPAYIDGTGWNGVGFPSFQIMQFVDNVRPRPQTFCGKDRGQDAFGTPEYNAEWSKLLAAIDAYLVAKGWQDKGYYYVQNEPQGPEDYAVAAFLADLAKKAAPNLRIAISEEPKPEIAEHASIGGGHYDLWWADLSEFDPDYAKARQAIGETVWWYFLYGDLPPHFNPITIDHPGIETRIAHWAAWKYRIRGFAYYSVTGWGNDPYQNPRPQGTKQNGDGFLLYPPEDGALVSSIRWELLREGAEDFEYLLRAAGGTMPVTPDQAAGCDLSAASAVSSPTSFTRDASALAHLRDQLGLYLEGKVNGCPALDSTPEGAHPRAAYSINFQDPNGQPAANPLVVDGHEWLKIGWEAYDAKQGYGWSGPYIGDPGIMLYKYFPDAPVSELQRSVIYNDYGRTDTFNWDIEKGKYEVTVSIGWYEGTYEKHRVVVEGQTLFDSVATTPAEPYRVASVVVDVNDGNITMEVGQQDEYTMLNWMRIVPVP, from the coding sequence ATGCCCCGCCTTCGTTTCGCCTTGCTCGTGCTCCCGCTCCTCGCTTGTGGCTCGCCCGACGGCCCGCCCGGCGGCAATGGAACACCGCCGCTCCCGCCTTGCACCGATTGCACGCCCTCGGGCGATCGCGCCTTCGTCCTGCCCTCGCCCGCGGGCGCGACGCTCTGGACCGCGACGCCCATGGACAAGATCCTCCGCGAGGCCACGCCGCCTTCCCGCATGGGCGACGGCATCCACATCTCCGCGGCCAAGAACGAGCTCGAACCTTTTCAGATCGTCGTCCGCCCCGACGCCGCCGGCCAAGCCTCGATCACGCTCACGCCCTTCACCGGCCCCGGCACCCTCGACGACGTCCGTATTCATCGCGTCGGGTACGTCCGCATCACGGAGCCCTCGGATCCCTCGTCGATCGTGAGCCCCTACGTCCCGGATCCGCTCCACCCGACGGCCTTCGGCGCCTCGCACGACCTCGCCGCGGGCGAAAACCAGCCGTTCTGGATCACCGTGCGTGTCCCGCCCGGGGCCGCCGCCGGGGAGTACACCGCGACGCTCACGGTCACGGCCGCGGGCGCCACGCAGGACATCCCCGTCACGCTCCATGTCTACGATTTCGAGCTCCCGGCGAAGCTCGGCTTCGACGGCAACTGGAACACGAGCTTCGAGGCCCTCGGCGGCAGCGAGAGCCTGGAGAAGGTCCGCGCGCTGAAAGACTTCTTCTACGAGCACCGCCTCGTCCCCACCAGCGTCGCCTGGCCGGCCGGGCTCAATTACAACGGCGGCATCGCGTACGATTGCGCGACCGGGACGTTCATGGAGGAGAACAATCCCTACGACTTCTCCCAGCTCGGCCCCGCGTACATCGACGGCACCGGGTGGAACGGGGTCGGGTTTCCCTCGTTCCAGATCATGCAGTTCGTCGACAACGTCAGGCCCCGGCCGCAGACGTTCTGCGGCAAGGACCGCGGCCAGGACGCCTTCGGCACGCCCGAGTACAACGCCGAATGGTCGAAGCTGCTCGCCGCGATCGACGCCTACCTCGTGGCGAAGGGCTGGCAGGACAAGGGGTATTACTACGTGCAGAACGAGCCCCAGGGCCCGGAGGATTACGCCGTCGCCGCGTTCCTCGCGGACCTCGCCAAGAAGGCCGCGCCGAACCTGCGCATCGCGATCAGCGAGGAGCCGAAGCCCGAGATCGCCGAGCACGCCTCGATCGGCGGCGGCCATTACGACCTCTGGTGGGCCGACCTCTCGGAGTTCGATCCCGACTACGCCAAGGCGCGCCAGGCGATCGGGGAAACGGTGTGGTGGTACTTCCTCTACGGCGACCTCCCGCCGCATTTCAACCCCATCACGATCGACCACCCCGGCATCGAGACGCGCATCGCCCACTGGGCCGCGTGGAAGTACCGGATCCGCGGGTTCGCTTATTATTCGGTCACGGGCTGGGGGAATGACCCCTACCAGAATCCGCGGCCGCAGGGCACGAAGCAGAACGGCGACGGCTTTCTCCTGTATCCGCCCGAGGACGGCGCGCTCGTGAGCAGCATTCGCTGGGAGCTTTTGCGCGAAGGCGCCGAGGATTTCGAATACCTGCTCCGCGCGGCCGGCGGCACGATGCCCGTGACGCCGGATCAAGCCGCGGGCTGCGACCTCTCGGCCGCGAGCGCCGTCTCCTCGCCGACCTCCTTCACGCGTGACGCCTCCGCGCTCGCGCACCTGCGCGACCAGCTCGGCCTTTACCTCGAAGGCAAGGTCAACGGCTGCCCGGCGCTCGACTCCACCCCGGAAGGCGCCCACCCGCGCGCCGCCTATTCCATCAACTTCCAGGACCCGAACGGGCAACCTGCCGCGAATCCGCTCGTGGTGGACGGCCACGAATGGCTGAAGATCGGCTGGGAGGCCTACGACGCGAAACAAGGGTACGGCTGGTCCGGGCCGTACATCGGCGATCCGGGGATCATGCTGTACAAATACTTCCCAGACGCGCCGGTCTCGGAGCTCCAGAGGAGCGTCATCTACAACGATTACGGGCGCACCGACACGTTCAACTGGGACATCGAAAAGGGCAAGTACGAGGTCACGGTCTCCATCGGCTGGTACGAGGGGACGTACGAGAAGCATCGTGTCGTCGTGGAGGGGCAGACGCTCTTCGACTCCGTGGCCACGACGCCCGCCGAGCCCTACCGGGTCGCCTCGGTCGTCGTCGACGTGAACGACGGCAACATCACGATGGAGGTCGGGCAACAGGACGAATACACCATGCTGAACTGGATGCGCATCGTGCCCGTGCCTTGA
- a CDS encoding CARDB domain-containing protein — MRRSSSHLLTALPLLALLSAGCGGEAQQQTTTGTTTSGSGGQGGLGGAGGDGGDGGIILAGSGGAGGQGGQGGGGDLCVGIQCTPDQHCEVLPDGMPGCVNNTCGMLNCKPTEICEVTPGGGALCKDISCTQDVQCPANQYCNGTVCVDDACVPGTTTCMGNELYACNANGAETTAQFTCGSTSYYMSMCTDAGMGDASCPCEDDWDCPADTACEVGQCVGTGKPATCTLPPVPFSQVLPTKEIQWGGTGVAPNNVAVNAPFGGSAQVSMTPLVVNLDDDNGDGLINELDFPEIVFTTYHGTSADENGVVRAIHGGGPNKGKDYFANAGTNVWHEGEPLNKAWVNTQGIANSTGSLAAGDLDNDGVPEIVMPTEVVAGVSTGGIAILDNKGDIIVQSAVNQLPSAGYNVPAITLANVDGKGFAEIIVGRFVFTLGKDPVTNKLVLVDRFAGTLTINGNNGQGAISCVANLVGDNKQEIVAGSTVYRFPTPPAGVEKRADCAAGDTSAFCLGQLEVVWDALAVNGAAKVPTTQREGFCAVADILGADEAAAPGPGNAPDGKPEVILVSRGYLAIYNGETGVQRRFTNLNAGDNGGAPNVDDFDGDGFPEIGTAFGTRYMMIDLQSTSASCPAWPTAISDASANGNPARAPGAACTTDAECSAGAVCNTAKGACVCLHNGWMRITEDDSSRVTASSVFDFNGDGAAEVIYNDECWFRIYDGTTSEVLFKEHSPSRTRTENPVIADVDNDGNAEIVFCSNNDSSSCSVGYNYPNGIAVWGDASDTWVPARRIWNQHAYHVTNVLESGAIPPLEPENWKVYNGREYNTYRSNPRSFGVAPDLQVSGIQMSSPDAACGQLSKKLDITVEIRNDGDVRVGPGVVVAFYGEWMNGTPNEPLYADAAQTPLTAVLGTSLEPGQSILVTVSYDATNNSPGTLPEKVRVVVDDANQERECIEDNNTLEAMVTPGEMQPDLRIDVGAASDGSCPSPTVNATVYNEGSAPASNILVRFYAGDPNQGGTPIHEETIAGPLDPGQSVMLTSKMTNFPPGLLVLIYAVVDPQNTVQECNDGNNKDEANGKVVCGIN, encoded by the coding sequence ATGCGACGATCGAGCTCCCATCTTCTCACAGCGCTCCCGCTGCTCGCGCTCCTCTCCGCCGGTTGTGGCGGCGAGGCCCAGCAGCAAACCACCACGGGAACCACAACGTCCGGCAGCGGCGGCCAGGGCGGCCTCGGCGGCGCGGGCGGTGACGGCGGCGACGGCGGAATCATCCTCGCGGGCTCCGGCGGCGCCGGAGGCCAGGGCGGCCAAGGCGGCGGCGGGGATCTGTGCGTCGGGATCCAGTGCACGCCCGACCAGCACTGCGAGGTGCTGCCGGATGGAATGCCCGGCTGCGTGAACAACACGTGCGGCATGCTGAACTGCAAGCCCACCGAGATCTGCGAGGTCACGCCCGGCGGCGGCGCGCTCTGCAAGGACATCTCCTGCACGCAGGACGTGCAGTGCCCGGCGAACCAGTATTGCAATGGCACGGTCTGCGTCGACGATGCCTGCGTCCCCGGCACGACGACGTGCATGGGGAACGAGCTTTATGCATGCAACGCGAACGGCGCCGAGACGACCGCGCAGTTCACCTGCGGCAGCACCTCGTATTACATGAGCATGTGCACGGACGCCGGCATGGGCGACGCTTCCTGCCCCTGCGAGGACGACTGGGATTGCCCGGCGGACACGGCCTGCGAGGTCGGTCAATGCGTCGGCACGGGCAAGCCCGCGACCTGCACGCTGCCGCCCGTCCCGTTCTCGCAGGTGCTGCCGACGAAGGAGATCCAGTGGGGCGGGACCGGCGTCGCGCCGAACAACGTGGCCGTCAACGCGCCCTTCGGGGGCTCGGCGCAGGTGAGCATGACGCCGCTCGTCGTGAACCTCGACGACGACAACGGCGACGGCCTCATCAACGAGCTCGATTTCCCGGAGATCGTGTTCACCACCTACCACGGGACGTCCGCGGACGAGAACGGCGTGGTCCGCGCGATCCACGGCGGCGGCCCGAACAAGGGCAAGGATTATTTCGCCAATGCCGGGACGAACGTCTGGCACGAGGGCGAGCCGCTGAACAAGGCGTGGGTGAACACGCAAGGCATCGCGAACTCGACGGGCTCGCTCGCGGCGGGGGATCTCGACAATGACGGCGTGCCCGAGATCGTGATGCCCACGGAGGTCGTGGCGGGCGTGTCGACCGGCGGCATCGCCATCCTCGACAACAAGGGCGACATCATCGTGCAGTCGGCGGTCAACCAATTGCCCTCGGCGGGCTACAACGTCCCCGCCATCACGCTCGCGAACGTGGACGGCAAGGGGTTCGCCGAGATCATCGTCGGCCGGTTCGTCTTCACGCTCGGCAAGGATCCCGTGACGAACAAGCTCGTGCTCGTCGACAGGTTCGCCGGCACGCTGACGATCAACGGCAACAACGGGCAGGGGGCGATCTCCTGCGTGGCCAACCTCGTCGGGGACAACAAGCAGGAGATCGTGGCAGGCAGCACGGTCTACAGGTTCCCCACGCCGCCGGCCGGCGTCGAGAAGCGCGCCGATTGCGCAGCGGGCGACACGAGCGCCTTCTGCCTCGGCCAGCTCGAGGTCGTCTGGGACGCGCTGGCCGTCAACGGGGCCGCAAAGGTGCCGACCACGCAACGCGAGGGCTTCTGCGCCGTGGCCGATATCCTCGGCGCAGACGAGGCCGCAGCGCCGGGACCGGGCAATGCGCCTGACGGCAAGCCCGAGGTCATCCTGGTCTCGCGCGGGTACCTCGCGATTTACAACGGCGAGACCGGCGTGCAGCGGCGCTTCACGAACCTGAACGCAGGCGACAACGGCGGCGCGCCGAACGTCGACGATTTCGACGGCGACGGGTTCCCCGAGATCGGCACGGCGTTCGGCACGCGGTACATGATGATCGATCTGCAATCGACGTCGGCGAGCTGCCCGGCGTGGCCGACGGCCATCAGCGACGCCTCCGCCAACGGAAACCCCGCCCGCGCCCCCGGCGCGGCCTGCACGACCGACGCCGAATGCAGCGCAGGCGCCGTCTGCAACACGGCCAAGGGCGCATGCGTGTGCCTGCACAACGGCTGGATGCGCATCACGGAGGACGATTCGAGCCGGGTCACGGCCTCCAGCGTCTTCGATTTCAACGGCGACGGCGCAGCCGAGGTCATCTACAACGACGAGTGCTGGTTCCGCATCTACGACGGGACGACGTCGGAGGTGCTCTTCAAGGAGCACTCGCCGAGCCGGACGCGCACGGAAAACCCGGTCATCGCCGACGTCGACAACGACGGGAACGCCGAGATCGTGTTCTGCTCGAACAACGATTCGAGCTCCTGCTCGGTGGGCTACAACTACCCGAACGGAATCGCCGTCTGGGGCGACGCGAGCGACACGTGGGTGCCCGCGCGGCGCATCTGGAACCAGCACGCCTACCACGTGACGAACGTGCTGGAGAGCGGCGCAATCCCGCCGCTCGAGCCGGAGAACTGGAAGGTCTACAACGGGCGCGAATACAACACGTACCGCTCGAACCCGCGCTCGTTCGGCGTCGCGCCGGACCTCCAGGTCTCGGGCATTCAAATGTCATCGCCGGACGCCGCCTGCGGGCAGCTCTCGAAGAAGCTCGACATCACGGTCGAGATCCGCAACGACGGCGACGTGCGCGTAGGCCCAGGCGTGGTGGTCGCCTTCTACGGGGAGTGGATGAACGGGACGCCGAACGAGCCACTCTACGCAGACGCCGCGCAGACCCCATTGACGGCCGTCCTCGGGACGAGCCTGGAGCCGGGGCAATCGATCCTGGTGACCGTGAGCTACGACGCGACGAACAATTCGCCGGGGACGCTGCCAGAGAAGGTGCGCGTGGTCGTGGACGACGCAAACCAGGAGCGCGAATGCATCGAGGACAACAACACCCTCGAAGCCATGGTCACGCCCGGCGAAATGCAGCCCGATCTACGCATCGACGTGGGCGCAGCCTCCGACGGCTCCTGCCCATCCCCAACGGTCAACGCGACGGTCTACAACGAGGGTTCCGCGCCAGCGAGCAACATCCTCGTGCGATTCTACGCGGGTGATCCCAACCAGGGCGGCACGCCCATCCATGAGGAGACCATCGCAGGCCCCCTCGACCCAGGCCAAAGCGTGATGCTGACCTCGAAGATGACAAACTTCCCCCCAGGTCTGCTCGTGCTGATCTACGCCGTGGTGGATCCGCAAAACACGGTGCAGGAGTGCAACGACGGCAACAACAAGGACGAGGCCAACGGCAAGGTGGTCTGCGGGATCAACTGA
- a CDS encoding TIM44-like domain-containing protein, translating to MKRTKRFAALALAAGIGLASPLFVYDAAARPGGGQTFRSRSSSSSSSSSSSRSSSSSSSPWSGSSGSRSSSPSSSPSSSSSESTSYSGSSAGFSGPFVLVVLAMGAVFFVASTILQKQREAERGWESDLPDPEEERTRAARRRKRERKQAPAEKPRQRKNHSTLESALRALGSKDPHFSRVLFEDFLYALYTEVQAARGKSKLDTLGSYLAESAIAAYSPYPAAEVRDVVIGAMRFEAVVAQSEPVRRIELVVGFEVNYTEVSADGEEQSYWVSETWRLLRDPDVASRPPEKTRLFGCPNCGAPQDKAIGSKCAYCGVVASAGTLDWTVFSIDIEAREPRGPMLTGTTEEVGTDLPTVVAPGVKSKWSALTEKDPALRWSAWKARVEAIFHAFHEGWSSQKLVLARPYLSDNLFQSQRYWIDTYREQKLRNITEDARIVSIDLARVLSDTYYDAVTVRVFASCRDYTVDGDGKVVAGSETKERAYSEYWTLIRGAERRGAPRIDPVCPNCGAPNAEINMSGACGHCNAHLTAGEFDWVLSRIEQDEVYRG from the coding sequence GTGAAACGCACGAAACGTTTCGCGGCGCTCGCCCTCGCGGCCGGAATCGGCCTCGCCTCGCCCTTGTTCGTGTACGACGCCGCCGCGCGCCCCGGCGGAGGCCAAACCTTCCGCAGCCGGAGCAGCTCGTCGTCCTCCTCCTCCTCGTCGAGCCGCTCGTCGTCGTCGTCCTCATCGCCGTGGAGTGGCTCGTCCGGGAGCCGCTCGTCCTCGCCGTCTTCGTCGCCGTCGTCTTCTTCCTCCGAATCGACCTCGTACAGCGGCAGCTCCGCGGGGTTCTCGGGGCCGTTCGTGCTCGTCGTGCTCGCCATGGGTGCCGTCTTTTTCGTCGCGAGCACCATCCTCCAGAAGCAACGCGAGGCCGAGCGCGGGTGGGAATCGGACCTGCCGGACCCGGAGGAAGAGCGCACGCGGGCAGCCCGGCGGCGCAAGCGCGAGCGAAAGCAGGCGCCAGCGGAGAAGCCGCGACAACGGAAGAACCATTCCACCCTCGAATCCGCGCTCCGCGCCCTCGGCAGCAAGGACCCGCATTTCTCGCGTGTCCTCTTCGAGGACTTTCTCTACGCGCTCTACACCGAGGTCCAGGCCGCGCGGGGCAAAAGCAAGCTCGACACGCTCGGCAGTTACCTCGCCGAGAGCGCGATCGCCGCCTATTCACCCTACCCCGCAGCCGAGGTCCGGGACGTCGTGATCGGCGCCATGCGATTCGAAGCGGTCGTCGCGCAGAGCGAGCCCGTCCGCCGTATCGAGCTCGTGGTCGGCTTCGAGGTGAACTACACGGAGGTGTCGGCCGACGGCGAGGAACAAAGCTACTGGGTCTCCGAGACCTGGCGCCTCCTGCGGGATCCCGACGTGGCCTCGCGTCCCCCCGAAAAAACGAGGCTCTTCGGCTGCCCGAACTGCGGCGCGCCACAAGACAAGGCCATCGGCTCGAAATGCGCCTATTGCGGCGTGGTCGCCTCCGCAGGCACACTCGACTGGACCGTGTTCTCGATCGACATCGAAGCCCGCGAGCCCCGCGGCCCCATGCTCACAGGCACAACCGAGGAGGTCGGAACCGACCTGCCGACCGTCGTCGCGCCCGGCGTAAAATCAAAATGGTCCGCCCTCACGGAGAAAGACCCAGCCCTCCGCTGGTCCGCCTGGAAAGCACGCGTCGAAGCCATCTTCCACGCCTTCCACGAAGGCTGGTCGAGCCAGAAGCTCGTGCTCGCCCGCCCGTACCTCTCGGACAACCTGTTCCAATCGCAACGCTACTGGATCGACACCTACCGCGAGCAAAAGCTCCGCAACATCACAGAAGACGCGCGCATCGTCTCGATCGACCTCGCGCGCGTCCTCTCCGACACCTATTACGACGCCGTGACCGTACGCGTCTTCGCGTCGTGCCGCGATTACACGGTCGACGGGGACGGCAAGGTCGTCGCCGGCAGCGAGACGAAGGAGCGCGCCTACAGCGAATACTGGACGCTCATCCGAGGCGCCGAGCGGCGCGGCGCCCCACGCATCGATCCCGTCTGCCCCAACTGCGGCGCCCCCAACGCAGAGATCAACATGAGCGGCGCCTGCGGCCATTGCAACGCGCACCTCACCGCCGGCGAGTTCGACTGGGTGCTCTCGCGCATCGAGCAGGACGAAGTGTATCGGGGATGA